A genomic region of Nymphaea colorata isolate Beijing-Zhang1983 chromosome 2, ASM883128v2, whole genome shotgun sequence contains the following coding sequences:
- the LOC116248335 gene encoding uncharacterized protein LOC116248335 encodes MKNLYTKTKGKVHPSPSLTTHSVSAASSEVVSVLKVLPAAILALASALVVEDREVLAYLIARSLSATLAQEERRRCRRSQLHRPAFDCGCFDCYISFWTRWDASPDRDLIHDVIDAFEEHLAAAEGGSGKSNRRARGNRRLSGKNRPFWSPPSSDGAPTCEEPPAPLEIDALVEEEVGTEPDVAHKDFEEVEDTGGGGDDAEDDGVDCRIISAPATGRSLVRKLVPDVMGFFASRLWSV; translated from the coding sequence ATGAAGAATCTGTACACCAAGACGAAGGGTAAGGTGCACCCTTCCCCTTCACTGACTACTCACTCTGTTTCTGCTGCTTCGTCTGAGGTTGTGTCAGTCCTGAAGGTGCTGCCGGCAGCCATCCTGGCGCTGGCCAGCGCTCTTGTGGTGGAGGACAGGGAGGTGCTGGCCTACCTGATAGCGAGGTCGCTAAGCGCAACGCTCGCCCAGGAGGAGCGGCGGAGGTGCCGACGGAGCCAACTCCACCGTCCTGCCTTCGACTGCGGCTGCTTCGACTGCTACATCAGCTTCTGGACCCGCTGGGACGCCTCCCCCGACCGTGACCTCATCCACGACGTCATCGACGCCTTCGAGGAGCATCTGGCAGCCGCGGAGGGCGGCTCCGGTAAGTCCAACCGCCGCGCCCGGGGCAACAGGCGGCTCTCCGGCAAGAACCGCCCGTTCTGGTCGCCGCCGAGCTCCGATGGCGCTCCCACCTGTGAAGAGCCCCCCGCGCCGCTGGAGATCGATGCGCTGGTGGAGGAGGAAGTCGGAACAGAGCCGGATGTGGCTCACAAGGACTTTGAGGAGGTTGAAGACACAGGTGGCGGCGGGGATGATGCGGAGGATGATGGTGTAGACTGCCGGATAATCTCCGCTCCGGCGACCGGACGGAGCTTGGTGAGGAAACTGGTTCCGGACGTGATGGGTTTCTTTGCTTCCCGTTTATGGAGTGTTTGA